From Anopheles coluzzii chromosome 3, AcolN3, whole genome shotgun sequence, the proteins below share one genomic window:
- the LOC120960207 gene encoding uncharacterized protein LOC120960207 isoform X2, with product MILFRANNMCYYHLIILWLTVLIYTANSIWVVEINKLHKSCENPSKRAPFPLDMSKVQIYLSEEDKLVLNGEVTFTQDIFPPWGISIYTHKLDHGEWTPTAYTKSAFNLCLEMHASHEIWYIITKQLNKTNCPYRKGYVEKFDMVDIGSFGFDDVLQDLVGDWRIFVDFRLGSVPHKLQISCMMYEISILEH from the exons ATGATTCTGTTCCGTGCAAACAACATGTGCTACTACCACCTCATCATACTGTGGCTTACCGTGCTGATCTACACTGCAAAC agcattTGGGTGGTGGAGATCAACAAGTTGCATAAATCGTGTGAAAACCCTAGCAAACGTGCGCCCTTTCCGCTCGATATGTCCAAGGTGCAGATCTACCTGTCCGAGGAGGACAAGCTGGTGTTGAACGGTGAGGTGACGTTCACGCAGGACATCTTTCCACCGTGGGGG ATTTCGATCTACACCCACAAATTGGACCACGGCGAATGGACCCCGACGGCGTACACCAAGAGCGCCTTCAATCTGTGTTTGGAGATGCACGCGAGTCACGAAATTTGGTACATCATTACGAAGCAATTGAACAAAACCAACTGTCCTTATCGGAAGGGT TATGTCGAAAAGTTCGACATGGTTGACATCGGAAGTTTCGGTTTCGATGATGTGCTGCAGGACCTTGTCGGGGATTGGAGAATTTTTGTCGACTTTAGATTGGGTTCGGTACCGCACAAGCTGCAAATTTCCTGTATGATGTATGAAATTTCCATACTAGAACACtga
- the LOC120960207 gene encoding uncharacterized protein LOC120960207 isoform X1, producing MILFRANNMCYYHLIILWLTVLIYTANSIWVVEINKLHKSCENPSKRAPFPLDMSKVQIYLSEEDKLVLNGEVTFTQDIFPPWGVGRRFCFFQHRIERYRNSFHVKTDFDLHPQIGPRRMDPDGVHQERLQSVFGDARESRNLVHHYEAIEQNQLSLSEGCKNHYKYPSSLCVIWNNHFAFFLFQYVEKFDMVDIGSFGFDDVLQDLVGDWRIFVDFRLGSVPHKLQISCMMYEISILEH from the exons ATGATTCTGTTCCGTGCAAACAACATGTGCTACTACCACCTCATCATACTGTGGCTTACCGTGCTGATCTACACTGCAAAC agcattTGGGTGGTGGAGATCAACAAGTTGCATAAATCGTGTGAAAACCCTAGCAAACGTGCGCCCTTTCCGCTCGATATGTCCAAGGTGCAGATCTACCTGTCCGAGGAGGACAAGCTGGTGTTGAACGGTGAGGTGACGTTCACGCAGGACATCTTTCCACCGTGGGGGGTAGGTAGAAGGTTCTGCTTCTTCCAGCACAGAATAGAGCGCTATCGCAACTCATTTCACGTCAAAACAGATTTCGATCTACACCCACAAATTGGACCACGGCGAATGGACCCCGACGGCGTACACCAAGAGCGCCTTCAATCTGTGTTTGGAGATGCACGCGAGTCACGAAATTTGGTACATCATTACGAAGCAATTGAACAAAACCAACTGTCCTTATCGGAAGGGTGTAAGAACCATTACAAATACCCGAGCTCTTTGTGTGTCATTTGGAACAatcattttgcttttttcctaTTTCAGTATGTCGAAAAGTTCGACATGGTTGACATCGGAAGTTTCGGTTTCGATGATGTGCTGCAGGACCTTGTCGGGGATTGGAGAATTTTTGTCGACTTTAGATTGGGTTCGGTACCGCACAAGCTGCAAATTTCCTGTATGATGTATGAAATTTCCATACTAGAACACtga